One window from the genome of Echinicola vietnamensis DSM 17526 encodes:
- a CDS encoding DUF819 domain-containing protein: MQESTPLITNDAVVLGILVSILAIVFGTAASKNPFWQKFYRVVPTVLLCYFLPSILNTLGVISGETSALYRIASRYLLPASLVLLTLSIDFKAIIKLGPKALTMFLAGTLGIILGGPLALLVVSIFDPSVVGGVGPDEVWRGLSTIAGSWIGGGANQTAMLRTFEPSGELFSQVIAVDVVMANLWLAFLLYWAANPGRIDKLFKADSSAIDALQKKVEAYRGSIMKIPSMADTLMILGVGFGITGLAHWIADFIAPWIGTNYPSLEKYSLDSPFFWIVIIATTGGLILSFTKARNLEGVGASRLGSVLLYVLIATVGMQMDLFAIMDNPTLFLVGAIWMLFHITIMLIVAYLIKAPFFYVAVGSQANVGGAASAPIVASAFNPSLAPVGVLLAVFGYAVGTYGAYLCGLLLQMVSNL; the protein is encoded by the coding sequence ATGCAGGAAAGCACTCCTTTGATCACTAATGATGCCGTTGTCTTAGGTATCCTCGTCAGCATTCTAGCCATTGTATTTGGTACGGCAGCCAGCAAAAATCCCTTTTGGCAAAAGTTCTACAGGGTGGTTCCTACGGTGCTGTTATGTTATTTCCTGCCTTCTATTTTGAATACCTTGGGCGTTATTTCGGGAGAGACCTCGGCATTGTATAGGATTGCTTCTCGGTATTTGTTGCCGGCTTCGTTGGTCTTACTGACCCTAAGTATAGATTTTAAGGCCATTATTAAATTAGGTCCAAAAGCACTCACCATGTTTTTGGCGGGGACCTTAGGGATCATTTTAGGTGGTCCTTTAGCCTTGTTGGTGGTTTCGATTTTTGATCCAAGTGTAGTGGGGGGCGTCGGTCCAGATGAAGTGTGGAGAGGATTGTCTACCATTGCAGGTAGCTGGATTGGTGGAGGGGCCAATCAAACCGCCATGCTGCGGACATTTGAGCCCAGTGGGGAGCTTTTTAGTCAGGTCATTGCGGTGGATGTGGTCATGGCCAACTTGTGGTTGGCTTTTTTACTGTATTGGGCAGCCAATCCCGGCCGTATCGATAAGCTGTTCAAAGCGGATAGTTCGGCTATTGATGCCCTGCAGAAAAAAGTGGAAGCCTATCGCGGAAGCATCATGAAGATTCCAAGTATGGCCGACACATTAATGATTCTGGGAGTAGGGTTCGGCATTACCGGCTTGGCCCATTGGATAGCTGATTTTATTGCGCCGTGGATAGGGACCAATTACCCTTCATTGGAAAAATATTCCTTGGATTCTCCTTTTTTCTGGATCGTGATCATCGCCACCACCGGAGGATTGATCCTTTCCTTTACCAAAGCCAGAAACCTCGAAGGAGTGGGGGCGAGCAGATTGGGAAGTGTATTGCTTTATGTGCTCATTGCCACGGTAGGCATGCAGATGGATTTGTTTGCCATAATGGACAATCCCACTTTATTCTTGGTCGGTGCCATATGGATGCTCTTTCACATAACGATTATGCTAATAGTGGCCTATCTTATCAAAGCTCCTTTTTTCTATGTTGCTGTCGGTTCACAGGCCAATGTAGGAGGCGCAGCCTCTGCCCCGATTGTAGCATCAGCCTTCAATCCTTCATTGGCACCTGTGGGGGTTTTATTGGCCGTGTTTGGTTATGCAGTAGGGACGTATGGAGCGTATTTGTGCGGTTTGTTGTTACAAATGGTGTCAAACCTTTAG